The Vanessa tameamea isolate UH-Manoa-2023 chromosome 27, ilVanTame1 primary haplotype, whole genome shotgun sequence DNA window aatatttaaaagatgCGATATGCTCCGAGCAGTATGATGTTTTACTAATTTCACGTTCTCATTAAATTAAACCGTTATTACGTTTCATAAGCACgatcaaaatttgttttttttttctgattagcAGGTCAGTGAcctattttcataataaaaagatatattttatgaaataagaatatgttttattcattacagagtatggtattaaaaaaaaaacattttttgcagtaaaatattggttatattactaatatagtTATACTAACAAACAGGACTTTTaaggattatttataattattatctataatctacatttaaagtaaagtaaagtaatctAACAGTAAGTAAATTTCCCGCCGCTGGGCTGAAGTCTCCTTTCGCTTTAAGGAGAAGATTCTAGCTGTGCCACCACGCTAATACGATGCAGGTTacacatgtggccgaatttTTACTTCACGGCCAAATGgatcataaatacatattaagcacatggaaaatcagtagtgcttgcctgcgTTTTAATCCACAATAAtcagatgcacgtgttctacccactgggtcatcttggctattttgtataaactaaatgtttattatatataacgaaaaattaaaattttaatgaataaataaaaataaacctaaaataCAGATGTGAGTAAAATGGTATAGAGTATGTAGGTAGTAGAGTTTGTGCaacctaattaattatttaagggCAACGACCACTGCTGCCACAGCTAAATTACGAAATACTTGTCGTTTATGTTTCgaacctcgttcagttccgcggtcaatttgAAGGTAAAGTCAAATTGGCATCTAATAAGCTtggtgctcagcaaggcaagacggTGCCGCACGTCGGCCCATAGCCTAAAACTGTACAAGTCGttatggagtactgctctcacctctggccGGAAGCTGCCCAGTACCAGTTTCTTCCATTTTACCGTATTCAACacagagcggctcgaattatcgacgatcaagccctttccaaCCTACTTCatcctttggctttgcataGATGTTTTGGCCTCTCTGCATCTACTACGGCATTTTTCATGGGGAATGTTTCGagaaattgtttggattaatcctgGCTGCTGAATTTCCTTAGGAAATAGTGTTAAACTTCGAAGTTCCAACCGAAATTCCTTGTCATCCtttcaaaaaacattaaaaattaaatatttatttgttgtccACGTTACCTTTTCTTTTTAGtattgaattgttttgtttttttttttatcgtcataTAAAAGTGCTTTGTGTAGAATTCATATCATTTCCTTttcatgaaattaaatttaatgtaaagtacCGTTGATAAagtaacacataaaaaaattggaatcGAAGAGTTGCCAGCACAAAATAATCTATGTTTTTAAAAGCACATTTCTGTTTAAGCTGtcagcatttttttaatatgcaaacTTTTAAATGACAGTCAGTAACAAGATGGGATTATCTCAGAATACTCATGTGTCTCAAATTACGCTTTCCGATTAAAAAACGCCAAAAGTATCGAGAATCACTAGGATCTAATTTCTGAAGAATAACGAGAGGGAGACGTGGCAACACTTTGTACATTGAACTATCGTACATAAGAAAAAGTGACTTGATTACTTGATACTCATTCTCATCAATTGTGGaacgaaaaattatataatttcatggaAGAGTATCCCACATAGTTGTACAATAGAGTACGTAGTAGAGGAAATTTGTGAAGAGGGTACAAACGGGGCTTCCAAAGACATTATTGCTTACAACACTAAATGTGTTGGTCCATAATCTGTTATACTATTATCCAGAGATGTCTCCATTCAGAAATatcgaatataaataacaacttaTTACGGATTAGAATAGGACCTCCCCAACTCTACCCGTGGCTGTCGTAAGAGGCAACTAAGGGTATTTAAGGCCCACTGCATATCACCTGCACTTTGGGCTACCCGCACGGTGGCGGGTAAACCACCACGACAGCATTCCCAAGGAGGGTTGGTGTCAGGCAGGCGGCCGACCGTAAAATTTAAGCCAAAACCCTTAGCAGCATGGACAGTAAAAACCATACGAGTGATAGGGCTAGGGCGTACCCCACAGGCGACGCGCAGGGGCAGCACCCGGCTCCTGTGGGAAATGGACCAGGGTTGTCGCACCGGAACGGGCGGGTGCGACGTAAGAAGCGAGCTCGAAGTGTGAGAGAGTTAAGATTGAGGTGTGCAAGTTGGAATGTAGGAACGGTGTCTGGAAGAGGAAGAGAGCTAGCAGATGTTTTAAAAAGGCGACGGATAAATGCAGCGTGCCTGCAAGAGACAAAGTGGAAGGGTGCAAGGGCTAGGGAAATAGgagaagaatataaattattctattgtgGAAGTGATAGCAAGAGAAATGGTGTGGGTATAGTTTTAGATAGTAGGTTGAAAGAATGTGTGGTGGATGTAAAAAGAGTGAATGATAGATTGATAGCGATTAAACTGATTCTGGACGGTATGACACTGAATTTAGTAAGTGTGTATGCGCCATAGTCAGGCTGTGAGGAGAGCGTGAAAGAAAAGTTTTGGGAGGACTTTGATTGCCTGCTGATGAATTTACAGGATAGCGAGGAAGTATACGTGGGTGACTTTAATGTCCATGTAGGAAGAGAGAGTGATGGATATGAGAGAGTGCATGGTGGGTGGGGATTAGGAAATCGGAACGCTGATGGCGAAGCACTTTTACAAGCTGCCTGTGCCTTCGACCTGGCTATAACAAACACGtggtttaagaaaaaaaaggaaCACCTAATAACCTACAAGAGTGGCTACCACGCGACACAGATAGACTACTTCCTAGTGTGGCGGAGGAGTCTATGCTGTGTCAAAAACTGTAAAGTACTGCCAGGCGAAGCATTAATCGCCCAACATAGGCTTGTGGTGATGAAAGTTAAATTAAGTGTCTCCCCCAGAAACAGCCAAACACGGCCCCCTCCAAAGACGAATGTGCTAGTAGATTTAGGAACCATATAGTGGAGAAAGTGATAGAAATGAATGAGATGGAAGAGAAATTGGTAGATGAATGTTGGAATGAGATGGCCAGGCACATAAGGAAGATCGCAAAAGACGTGTTTGAAGAGTCGAAAGAAAAAAGTTTGATAGATAGGGATACATGGTGGTGGAATGAAGAAGTGCAAATGTACTAAGAGAGAAGAAAGTGGCATTTAAAGAATGGCAGGTTGTAAAAAATGTGAATACAAGtttaaaagatgaaaaaaaagGAAGTTTACAAGGAATTTAAGAGGAGAGCAAAAAAGGCGGTAGCAGTGGCCAGAGCCAAGGCAGAAGAGAAGTTGTACAACTCACTGAACAGCCCTAGAGGCCAGAAGGAACTCTACCGAATTacgaaagagagagaaagacgATCGAGAGATATAACACATATCAAATGCATGAAATATGAGGCTGGTAAGGTGTTATGTAAAGATGAGGAAATAAAAGAGCGATggaagatttattttgaaaagcttATGAATGAAGAGAATGACTGGAATGGTATTCTCCAAGAGGCACAAGTAAATAAGAGATTAGTAAGAGAAATAAGCATGGATGAGATAATGACAGCAGTGAAAAGCATAAAAAATGGGAAGGCTTTGGGTCCAGATGACATACCAGTTGAAGTATGGAAGGTGTTAAAGACTGACGGATGTATATGGTTGACTTTATTCTTTAATAAGTTGTTGCATGAAGAGACCATCCCTCAAGAATGGTGCAGTAGTTCGTTAGTGcccatcttcaaaaataaaggggATGTACAGGATTGCAACAACTATAGAGGGATAAAGCTCATGTCATATACTATGAAAGTATGGGAGAAGGTAATAGAGAGAAGATTGCGAGAAGAGAGTGAAATTGCCCAAAATCAGTTTGGGTTTATGTCAGGTCGAGGGACAATAGACGCTATTTTTGCACTCCGCCAATTGTGCGAGAAGTATAGACGTGCTCACAAGAACCTGCACATGGTGTTCATTGATTTCGAGAAAGCCTATGATAGGGT harbors:
- the LOC113392077 gene encoding uncharacterized protein LOC113392077: MDSKNHTSDRARAYPTGDAQGQHPAPVGNGPGLSHRNGRVRRKKRARSVRELRLRCASWNVGTVSGRGRELADVLKRRRINAACLQETKWKGARAREIGEEYKLFYCGSDSKRNGVGIVLDSRLKECVVDSGCEESVKEKFWEDFDCLLMNLQDSEEVYVGDFNVHVGRESDGYERVHGGWGLGNRNADGEALLQAACAFDLAITNTWFKKKKEHLITYKSGYHATQIDYFLKQPNTAPSKDECASRFRNHIVEKVIEMNEMEEKLVDECWNEMARHIRKIAKDVFEESKEKSLIDRDTWWWNEEVQMY